The Phoenix dactylifera cultivar Barhee BC4 chromosome 15, palm_55x_up_171113_PBpolish2nd_filt_p, whole genome shotgun sequence genome contains a region encoding:
- the LOC103707777 gene encoding 3-oxo-Delta(4,5)-steroid 5-beta-reductase-like, with protein MSWWWAGAIGAARKKLDEDFGGGGAAPKFQSVGLVIGVTGIVGNSLAEILPLADTPGGPWKVYGVSRRPRSSTFPSQTEGLAIEHVQCDISDREDALAKLSPLTDITHIFYVAWVNRSTEAENREVNSAMFRNVLAAVIPNASNLQHICLQTGRKHYVGSFESMGKVKTHEPPFVEDLPRLSCPNFYYDLEDILFEEVAKTDGKVTWSVHRPTNIFGFSPSSLMNLMGTLCVYAAVCRRAGVPLRWPGSRVVWEGFSDASDADLIAEHQIWAAVDPYAKNEAFNCSNGDVFKWKHLWPLLAKEFGVGWEGYQGEAARFKLEDAMKGKEGLWEEMVAEHELAPTKLEEVGNWWFVDAVLGLEEEYLDNMNKSKEHGFLGFRNTVSSFNSWIDKIRAYKIVP; from the coding sequence ATGAGCTGGTGGTGGGCCGGAGCTATAGGCGCCGCGCGGAAGAAGCTCGACGAGGACTTCGGCGGTGGCGGCGCCGCCCCTAAGTTCCAGAGCGTCGGCCTGGTGATCGGTGTCACCGGAATCGTCGGCAACAGCCTAGCGGAGATCCTCCCGCTCGCCGACACCCCCGGCGGCCCCTGGAAGGTCTACGGCGTATCCCGACGGCCCCGCTCCTCCACCTTCCCGTCCCAAACCGAGGGCCTCGCGATCGAGCATGTCCAGTGCGACATCTCCGATCGCGAGGACGCCCTTGCCAAGCTCTCTCCGCTCACCGACATCACCCATATCTTCTATGTGGCGTGGGTTAATCGCTCCACCGAGGCCGAGAACCGGGAGGTCAATTCTGCCATGTTCCGCAACGTCCTTGCCGCCGTCATCCCCAACGCATCCAATCTCCAGCATATTTGCCTCCAGACCGGCCGCAAGCACTACGTCGGCTCGTTCGAATCCATGGGCAAGGTGAAAACCCATGAGCCCCCGTTCGTCGAGGATCTCCCGCGGCTCAGTTGCCCCAACTTCTACTATGACCTCGAGGACATCCTTTTCGAGGAGGTGGCGAAGACGGACGGGAAGGTGACGTGGTCGGTCCACCGCCCGACGAATATCTTCGGCTTCTCGCCATCTAGCCTCATGAATTTGATGGGGACTCTCTGCGTCTACGCCGCCGTATGCCGGCGAGCGGGGGTTCCTCTCCGGTGGCCTGGGAGCCGGGTAGTTTGGGAAGGGTTCAGCGATGCCTCCGATGCCGACCTCATCGCCGAGCATCAGATCTGGGCGGCGGTCGATCCGTATGCCAAGAACGAGGCCTTCAATTGTAGCAACGGGGATGTGTTCAAGTGGAAGCACTTGTGGCCGTTGCTGGCGAAGGAGTTCGGCGTGGGGTGGGAGGGGTACCAGGGGGAGGCGGCTCGGTTCAAGCTGGAGGACGCAATGAAGGGGAAAGAAGGTCTGTGGGAGGAGATGGTGGCGGAGCACGAGCTCGCGCCGACGAAGCTGGAGGAGGTGGGGAACTGGTGGTTCGTCGATGCGGTGCTCGGCCTTGAGGAGGAGTATCTGGACAACATGAACAAGAGTAAGGAGCATGGGTTCTTGGGGTTCCGAAACACGGTATCTTCTTTCAATTCTTGGATTGATAAGATTAGGGCTTACAAGATTGTTCCTTGA
- the LOC103707778 gene encoding protein TRIGALACTOSYLDIACYLGLYCEROL 5, chloroplastic, whose protein sequence is MVFSSFTGAGVGFGFGIGCGFGVGWGFGGMPLHTFGLGIGGGCGVGLGLGWGFGSGFGCQYRSSKVRFQGVEFEKKAAIDKAAIPESSKHVQDV, encoded by the exons ATGGTATTCTCAAGCTTTACTGGTGCTGGTGTTGGTTTTG GTTTTGGCATTGGTTGTGGGTTTGGAGTTGGATGGGGTTTTGGAG GGATGCCATTACATACCTTTGGTCTGGGAATAG GGGGTGGCTGTGGAGTGGGGCTTGGCCTTGGCTGGGGCTTTGGCAGTGGATTTGGTTGTCAATACCGCTCTTCTAAGGTCAGGTTCCAGGGTGTTGAATTTGAGAAAAAGGCCGCTATAGATAAAGCAGCAATCCCAGAATCCTCAAAGCATGTTCAAGATGTTTGA